One genomic window of Trichlorobacter lovleyi includes the following:
- a CDS encoding TIGR04282 family arsenosugar biosynthesis glycosyltransferase — protein sequence MRNAVVIFTKVPCAGTAKTRLTTERGGILSQEEAKEFYQACLLDVLESCLKADCCDLYICYDAAGDGAYLEQLVETVAPAGRVREFFCDQGESFDKGMQYAVDCILKNGSPERLADAVVILGGDMPTLQPQTLRTAFQRLEQLAQQDSALVISADQECGFNIIGYTHGTPFRFDEVFYNRLGVTALDMIAIRSVEQEIPVALLETVPDVDLVPDFAHLLTLLKTMQLAHRHDSSMQLPHRTINVLAELGYEAAAFPAAG from the coding sequence GTGCGTAATGCCGTTGTCATCTTTACCAAGGTTCCCTGCGCAGGAACGGCCAAAACGCGGCTGACCACCGAGCGGGGCGGTATCCTGAGCCAGGAGGAGGCAAAGGAGTTTTATCAGGCCTGCCTGCTGGATGTGCTTGAAAGCTGCCTGAAGGCCGACTGCTGCGACCTGTATATCTGTTATGACGCTGCAGGTGATGGCGCTTACCTGGAACAGCTGGTGGAAACCGTTGCACCGGCAGGGCGGGTCAGGGAGTTCTTTTGTGACCAAGGCGAAAGCTTTGACAAAGGGATGCAGTATGCCGTGGATTGCATCCTGAAAAACGGTTCGCCGGAACGGCTGGCCGATGCCGTGGTGATCCTGGGCGGTGATATGCCGACGCTGCAGCCGCAGACGCTGCGGACTGCCTTCCAGCGGCTGGAACAGCTGGCACAGCAGGACTCGGCGCTGGTGATCTCGGCTGATCAGGAGTGCGGCTTCAATATCATCGGCTACACCCACGGCACCCCCTTCAGGTTTGACGAGGTCTTTTACAACCGGCTCGGTGTCACGGCGCTGGATATGATCGCCATCAGGTCCGTGGAACAGGAGATCCCGGTCGCCCTGCTGGAGACCGTGCCGGATGTCGATCTGGTTCCGGACTTTGCCCACCTGCTGACCCTGCTGAAGACGATGCAACTGGCACACAGGCATGACAGCAGCATGCAGTTGCCCCACAGGACCATCAACGTCCTGGCGGAACTGGGCTATGAGGCAGCAGCCTTTCCGGCCGCCGGTTAA
- the moaC gene encoding cyclic pyranopterin monophosphate synthase MoaC: MNFNHFDEQGHAVMVDVSSKQETMRTATAAADVIMSAELLAAIAQKSVSKGDVLGVARLAGIMAAKKTDDLIPLSHPLSLHSVSIEFDQDPATCRIQARCTVRAFERTGVEMEAMTGAAVAALTIYDMCKGTDKSISIANIRLLYKEGGKSGLYRREEAA; this comes from the coding sequence ATGAACTTCAACCACTTTGATGAACAGGGCCATGCGGTCATGGTGGATGTCAGCAGCAAGCAGGAGACCATGCGGACCGCCACGGCAGCTGCCGATGTGATCATGTCTGCAGAACTGCTGGCCGCCATTGCCCAGAAGAGCGTATCCAAGGGGGATGTCCTGGGGGTGGCGCGTCTGGCCGGCATCATGGCCGCCAAGAAGACCGACGACCTGATTCCGCTTTCCCATCCGCTCTCCCTGCACTCGGTCTCCATCGAGTTTGATCAGGACCCGGCAACCTGCAGGATTCAGGCACGCTGCACCGTACGGGCCTTTGAACGTACCGGGGTTGAGATGGAGGCGATGACCGGCGCGGCGGTTGCCGCCCTGACCATCTACGACATGTGCAAAGGGACCGACAAATCCATCAGCATTGCAAACATCCGGTTGCTCTATAAAGAAGGTGGTAAAAGCGGCCTGTATCGCCGGGAGGAGGCAGCATGA
- a CDS encoding molybdopterin-containing oxidoreductase family protein — protein MPQTVKTNCRFCGYQCGLTATVENGKVTGVAPDPTQYPGDERIQHGCHRWRMAPQFLDHPARVNVPLKRVGERGSGQWQRISWDQALDEIAEKLAGLKEQFGPETLATCIGGPHAVYWPLHRFMTLFGSPNNVGIGQICWNPGTLLHAISYGWPLDNELEPDLTGCLMLWGANHAESDNSLLWHRIQQYSQTGKPLIVVDPRRTRTAELATHWLPVRPGTDAVLALGLVQAIIQNRWYDAPFVEAWCHGFTRLAGHLQHYTPGYVAEVTGIPAEQILEVARLYALQRPSALFTGRGIDQIGRNSVPLHHSLDILRAITGNIDRKGASCITGMPDFIPELELELSDRFPEQQRSKQLGQLKLQSYHGYEQLRKLTSKQGKRLPMRYLTSTQPNLVWQAMLTGRPYPIRSMIVMATNPLLTQADTSLVYQALKSLDLLVVLELFQTPTAMLADYLLPSAGVLERALFETKAGTANLAYGGAKAVEPYYERRPDFDFWQGLGCRLGQQEDWPWQSFEDSLEATLAPTGVDWETFSRHGLYTLPEEYEKHERIDPATGKAVGFATTTGKIELYSELLAGLGAEPLPVPKPVAAVNEQYPLSLITGARYHPYYASSFHQLEGLRKLHPEPWAEVSRATAQKLGLTEGTTVRVTTEKGTACFVLKISEMCDDVVSVEYGWWYPEKKAAEPELGGLWLANANLLTSADYATADPLIGTATYNGIPCCLQAADGNLFQQP, from the coding sequence ATGCCACAGACAGTAAAGACAAACTGCCGCTTTTGCGGCTATCAATGCGGCCTGACCGCCACCGTGGAAAACGGCAAAGTGACCGGGGTTGCCCCGGACCCGACCCAGTATCCGGGTGATGAACGTATTCAGCACGGCTGCCATCGCTGGCGGATGGCACCTCAGTTTCTGGACCACCCTGCCCGCGTCAACGTCCCCCTGAAACGGGTTGGTGAACGGGGCAGCGGCCAGTGGCAGCGGATCAGCTGGGACCAGGCCCTGGACGAGATTGCGGAAAAGCTGGCCGGACTGAAGGAACAGTTCGGGCCGGAAACCCTGGCCACCTGCATCGGCGGCCCCCATGCCGTCTACTGGCCCCTGCACCGCTTCATGACGCTCTTCGGCAGCCCCAACAATGTCGGGATCGGCCAGATCTGCTGGAACCCCGGCACCCTGCTACATGCGATCAGCTACGGCTGGCCCCTCGATAACGAGCTGGAACCTGACCTGACCGGCTGCCTGATGTTGTGGGGGGCAAACCACGCCGAATCCGACAACTCGCTGCTCTGGCACAGGATTCAGCAGTACAGCCAGACCGGCAAACCGCTGATCGTGGTCGATCCCCGCCGCACCAGGACGGCCGAGCTGGCAACCCACTGGCTCCCGGTCCGGCCCGGCACCGATGCGGTACTCGCCCTGGGACTCGTCCAGGCCATCATCCAGAACCGCTGGTACGACGCCCCCTTTGTGGAGGCCTGGTGCCACGGCTTTACCAGGCTGGCCGGACACCTGCAACACTACACTCCCGGCTACGTTGCAGAGGTTACCGGCATACCAGCGGAGCAGATACTGGAGGTAGCCCGCCTGTACGCCCTGCAGCGTCCCTCTGCGCTGTTTACCGGACGGGGCATCGACCAGATCGGCCGGAACAGCGTGCCGCTTCATCACTCCCTTGATATTCTGCGGGCCATCACCGGCAATATTGACCGCAAAGGGGCCTCCTGCATCACCGGGATGCCTGACTTCATACCAGAGCTTGAGCTGGAGCTGAGCGACCGGTTTCCGGAACAGCAGCGCAGCAAGCAGCTCGGCCAGCTGAAGCTGCAGAGCTATCACGGCTACGAGCAGCTCAGAAAGCTGACCAGCAAACAGGGCAAACGGTTGCCGATGCGCTACCTGACCTCGACGCAACCCAACCTGGTCTGGCAGGCGATGCTGACCGGCCGCCCCTACCCGATCCGCTCCATGATTGTCATGGCCACCAACCCGCTCTTGACCCAGGCGGATACCAGCCTGGTCTACCAGGCACTCAAGAGCCTGGACCTGCTGGTGGTGCTGGAACTGTTCCAGACCCCGACAGCCATGCTGGCCGACTACCTGCTGCCCAGTGCCGGTGTGCTGGAGCGGGCCCTGTTCGAGACCAAGGCCGGCACCGCCAACCTGGCCTACGGCGGCGCCAAGGCGGTGGAGCCATACTACGAACGACGGCCCGACTTTGACTTCTGGCAGGGACTGGGCTGCCGGCTGGGTCAGCAGGAAGACTGGCCCTGGCAGAGTTTCGAGGACAGCCTTGAGGCCACCCTTGCCCCAACCGGGGTTGACTGGGAGACCTTCAGCCGTCATGGCCTGTACACGCTGCCGGAAGAGTATGAAAAACACGAAAGAATCGATCCGGCCACCGGCAAGGCCGTCGGATTTGCCACCACAACCGGCAAGATTGAACTGTACAGCGAACTGCTTGCCGGACTCGGGGCAGAACCGTTGCCGGTCCCCAAACCGGTAGCGGCTGTTAACGAGCAGTATCCGCTTTCCCTGATCACCGGGGCCAGATATCACCCTTACTACGCCTCCAGCTTTCATCAGCTTGAGGGGTTGCGCAAGCTGCATCCCGAACCCTGGGCCGAGGTGAGCCGGGCAACCGCCCAAAAACTCGGCCTGACAGAAGGCACAACCGTCCGGGTTACCACCGAAAAGGGAACCGCATGCTTTGTGCTCAAGATCTCAGAGATGTGCGATGACGTGGTCAGTGTCGAGTATGGCTGGTGGTACCCCGAGAAGAAGGCCGCCGAGCCTGAACTGGGCGGGCTGTGGCTGGCCAACGCCAACCTGCTGACCAGTGCCGATTATGCAACCGCAGATCCGTTGATCGGCACCGCCACCTACAACGGCATCCCCTGTTGCCTGCAGGCAGCTGACGGAAATCTTTTCCAGCAGCCGTAA
- a CDS encoding LysE family translocator produces MMMIEPQQLILFFTTSVLLGLAPGPDILFVLAQAAQQGKKAGLLVTLGLCTGLLVHTAAVTFGLAAVYAQSALAFTLLKVVGAAYLAWLAWQSFRAGTQQGAAARVDRLSLGTLYRRGIIMNITNPKVSIFFLAFLPQFADPAKGPLSLQLLLLGGLFIVATILVFSSVSLLAGALGDRFRQSAGAQKLLNRIAGTIFAALAVKLVTAQR; encoded by the coding sequence ATGATGATGATCGAACCGCAACAACTGATCCTGTTCTTTACCACCTCGGTCCTGCTGGGCCTGGCGCCGGGGCCGGACATCCTGTTTGTGCTGGCCCAGGCCGCCCAGCAGGGCAAAAAAGCGGGGCTGCTGGTGACCCTGGGGCTCTGCACCGGCCTGCTGGTGCATACCGCCGCCGTCACCTTCGGGCTGGCAGCGGTTTACGCCCAGTCAGCACTGGCATTTACCCTGCTCAAGGTTGTGGGGGCCGCCTATCTGGCCTGGCTGGCCTGGCAGTCGTTCCGGGCCGGGACCCAGCAGGGTGCCGCCGCCAGAGTCGACCGCCTGAGCCTGGGAACGCTTTACCGCCGCGGTATCATCATGAACATCACCAACCCCAAGGTCTCGATCTTTTTTCTGGCATTTCTGCCCCAGTTTGCCGACCCGGCCAAGGGGCCCCTGTCACTGCAGCTTCTGTTGCTGGGCGGGCTGTTCATTGTGGCAACCATCCTGGTCTTCAGCAGCGTCAGCCTGCTGGCCGGGGCCCTGGGGGACCGCTTCCGCCAGTCGGCCGGGGCCCAGAAACTGCTGAACCGTATTGCAGGGACGATCTTTGCCGCCCTGGCGGTAAAACTGGTGACAGCCCAACGCTGA
- a CDS encoding radical SAM protein — translation MSEPASKPAANSNLIRSTSSVCPVCLEVIPARIITEGREVYMFKECPEHGPYKTYVWPDSDHYRWASSFRMPLVRPEHPIASLGGCPDDCGLCSAHQRRPTLVEIELTEKCNLRCPVCFMSAEEIQAKAAPGPDLDALASIYRSILDRTGPDTAIQLTGGEPTMRADLPEIVKLGRRIGFSAIEVNTNGVVLARRPDYAKKLASAGVSGVYMQFDGMTKQVYRTIRGADLLETKLRAVQNCRAAGIQMVLAMTVISGVNELEMGDVLRFALDNRDVVAGVAFQPAFGSGRFDISPDRRLTMGDVAFMLAGQSNGLLEPYDLWPLGCSHPLCSSATYIIEDRGTLVPLTRRITPDDYHREFDPSSPQGSVFPDLAERLFPGSQSGLSVVVMNYMDAFSMDLERLKECSMTVSRADGCIVPFCSYQLTSLDGTKRKTR, via the coding sequence ATGTCAGAACCAGCTTCAAAACCAGCAGCCAACAGCAACCTGATCCGCAGCACCTCATCGGTCTGTCCGGTCTGCCTGGAGGTCATCCCGGCCCGGATCATCACCGAGGGCAGGGAAGTCTACATGTTCAAGGAATGCCCGGAGCACGGCCCCTACAAGACCTACGTCTGGCCCGACAGCGACCACTACCGCTGGGCCAGCAGTTTCAGGATGCCGCTCGTGCGTCCCGAGCACCCGATTGCCTCCCTGGGTGGCTGCCCCGACGACTGCGGCTTGTGTTCGGCCCACCAGCGCCGCCCGACACTGGTTGAGATCGAGCTGACGGAAAAATGCAATCTGCGTTGCCCGGTCTGTTTCATGTCGGCAGAAGAGATCCAGGCCAAGGCAGCGCCGGGACCGGACCTTGACGCTCTGGCCTCGATCTACCGCTCGATTCTTGACCGGACCGGGCCGGATACCGCTATTCAGCTGACCGGTGGTGAACCGACCATGCGTGCCGACCTGCCTGAGATTGTCAAACTGGGGCGCCGGATCGGATTTTCCGCCATAGAGGTCAACACCAATGGGGTCGTGCTGGCCCGTCGCCCAGACTATGCCAAGAAACTGGCCTCGGCAGGGGTCAGCGGTGTCTACATGCAGTTTGACGGTATGACCAAACAGGTCTACCGGACCATCCGGGGGGCCGACCTGCTTGAGACCAAGCTGCGTGCCGTGCAGAACTGCCGTGCCGCCGGTATCCAGATGGTGCTGGCCATGACCGTGATCAGCGGGGTGAATGAGCTTGAGATGGGTGACGTGCTGCGTTTTGCCCTGGACAACCGGGATGTTGTTGCCGGCGTTGCCTTTCAGCCGGCCTTTGGCTCGGGCCGCTTCGACATCTCCCCTGACCGGCGTCTGACCATGGGGGATGTGGCCTTCATGCTGGCCGGACAGAGCAACGGCCTGCTTGAACCGTACGACCTCTGGCCCCTGGGCTGCTCACACCCGCTCTGCAGTTCAGCCACCTATATCATTGAGGATCGGGGCACGCTGGTCCCCCTGACCCGCCGGATCACCCCGGATGACTATCACCGCGAATTTGACCCGTCCAGCCCGCAGGGCTCGGTCTTTCCCGATCTGGCGGAAAGGCTGTTTCCCGGCAGCCAGTCCGGCCTGTCGGTGGTGGTGATGAACTACATGGACGCCTTCAGCATGGATCTTGAACGGCTGAAGGAGTGCAGCATGACGGTATCGCGGGCTGATGGCTGCATCGTCCCGTTCTGTTCCTATCAATTGACATCGCTCGACGGCACGAAACGAAAGACCCGGTAA
- a CDS encoding MogA/MoaB family molybdenum cofactor biosynthesis protein, translated as MRTAILTLSDKGSRGERVDASGPALSAWLAERGVTTVAAEVIADEYQQIIAKLTAWADSDTADLILTTGGTGVSPRDVTPEATIQVVTRLIPGMGELMRLRSLEKTQMAALSRAVAGIRAQSLIINLPGSPKGAVENLEAVWQVIGHAVEKIRGDSSDCGERFTL; from the coding sequence ATGAGGACGGCCATTCTGACCTTGAGCGACAAGGGGTCACGGGGTGAGCGGGTCGATGCCAGCGGACCGGCATTAAGCGCCTGGCTGGCTGAGCGGGGGGTAACCACCGTTGCCGCCGAGGTGATCGCGGATGAATATCAGCAGATCATTGCCAAGCTGACCGCCTGGGCCGATAGCGATACCGCCGACCTGATCCTCACCACCGGCGGAACCGGGGTTTCCCCCCGGGACGTGACACCTGAGGCCACCATTCAGGTGGTTACCCGCCTGATACCGGGTATGGGTGAACTGATGCGGCTGCGAAGCCTGGAGAAGACACAGATGGCAGCCCTCTCACGGGCGGTGGCAGGTATCAGGGCCCAGAGCCTGATCATCAACCTGCCCGGCAGCCCGAAAGGGGCGGTGGAAAACCTGGAGGCAGTCTGGCAGGTGATTGGACATGCCGTGGAAAAGATCCGTGGAGACAGCAGCGACTGCGGCGAACGGTTTACCTTATAA